CAATTCGCTGGTTTCACTGGATTAACGTACCGATCCTGTTTGTCATGATCTGGAGCGGTCTGCTCATTTACTGGGCCTGGGACCCGTACCAAATTCAGCTTGGCGACACGGTACTGATCCAGTTTTTCCCGGATTCCTTTTACCAGGCATTGAAGCTGCGTCGGCGGCTGGCCGAGGGCATGTCGTGGCATTTTGTGTTCATGTGGCTGTTCGCCATCAACGGGATGTTGTACGTTCTGTACACCCTGATTTCCGGCGAATGGCGGCTACTGGTGCCCAACCGGCAATCGTTCCGGGAAGCCGGGCAGGTGCTGCTTCATGATCTGGGCATTCGCAAAACCGCTCCCCTGCAGGCAAAATACAACGGTGCCCAGCGCATTGCCTATACCGCCATTATCCTGATGGGGCTGGGTTCGCTGCTGACGGGGTTGGCAATCTACAAACCCACGCAGTTCGCGGGTCTGACCAGCCTGCTGGGTGGTTACGAGGGTGCCCGGCTGTGGCATTTTATACTGACCATCGGCTACGTTTTGTTTTTTGTTATTCACGTCGCGCAGGTCATCCGGGCCGGTTGGAACACGTTCCGGTCGATGATTACCGGTTTTGAAGTGGAGAAGCGTATGCCGGAAAGGACTTCCTCCAACACGGCGGAGTAAACCAATGAATAAT
This Larkinella insperata DNA region includes the following protein-coding sequences:
- a CDS encoding cytochrome b/b6 domain-containing protein; this translates as MKRIIHKHPLAIRWFHWINVPILFVMIWSGLLIYWAWDPYQIQLGDTVLIQFFPDSFYQALKLRRRLAEGMSWHFVFMWLFAINGMLYVLYTLISGEWRLLVPNRQSFREAGQVLLHDLGIRKTAPLQAKYNGAQRIAYTAIILMGLGSLLTGLAIYKPTQFAGLTSLLGGYEGARLWHFILTIGYVLFFVIHVAQVIRAGWNTFRSMITGFEVEKRMPERTSSNTAE